GCCCGATTTTCGGTTACTCGACATTACTAATTGTTCTTCTATATGGGACCATTTTATAGCACGCAAGAGTGATGGGAATGACCCAGCGAGTCGTTTGAAATTTGTCCAGCTCCTCAAGGGGGCTTCTCCTGAGATGTTGCAAATTGTGAAATCAAAGCCATTATTAGGAGCCTATCCCCTAGTGGTTTTAGAAAAAATCCTTCAAATGACGCCTGAGGAAATGAACACGCGCACCCAAGTTGTTGAACAAATAATTCATAAATGGACTCGGGGTGAGGGAGAGTCTTTCACTGAAGATCTTCGAAAAATTTCAAAGATTCTCCTAGACATGCCTTATGCCCAATTCCAAGCTATCCTGGGGAATTGGGGCAATTTTTTTCAATCAGAAAGTTTGCTTGATTTGCTTCCCGGTGACCTTCTTCCTATCCTTGAGGCATTTGAGAGCTTAACGAACGATCAGATTTTTAACTTGAGTTGGTTTTTTGGGACAAGAGAAGAAGCTTTAGTGTTCTATAATGCAGGGTTGACAGGTCTTGGGGCTCTTTACGGGGAGATTTTGAAAAAGGCTGGGGGGTTTTTGGGCAACACCATGGAAGGGTTAAACGTGCTTGAAGGGCGTGTCAATCTTATCTTGAGGATTCTTCCAAGAGACTTGGTTGGGAAGATGAATCACAAAAGAATTCCAGCAATTTGTCATATCCTTACCATGGACGCGGGTCAACTTAGAGCTTTATCAAACGATCTGGAGAAACTTTTTCCTGAAGGGCTGAGCCTTGATGAAAGAGTTCAAAGGGTTAAGGATATGAACCTTTTGAGTCCGGAAAAGTTTGAGGATAGAGCTTAAAAAGATGCCTGAATGAGAGTAAAGGGTGAATCTTGTGGCCGTTCATAAAAAAAGGATCAAGAAGAAAACAGCTTCTCTCCCTCAAGCTGGCGCCAGTTCCCCTTTGGCAATCAGATTGTCCAATATGTCTGATGAAACAACCCGATTCCTCCCCCCATGTTTTGCGGCATAAAGCGCTTGGTCTGCCTTTTCAAATAGGGAATGGGAATTGTCTTGGGCATCGGGTGTTGTGAGTGCATAGCCAACGCTGATGGTAACGGGCTTTTTCTCATCAAGGGGGGAGGGGATTCTTAAAGTTTCCACAGCACTTCGCGCTTCTTCGGCAATATCATGTGCTTTTTTCGCCTTCACGCCATATAAAATAATGGCGAACTCTTCCCCGCCGATTCTGGCAACAAGATCCATTTCCCGTCGAGCGACTTTCTTGATCGCGGACGCCACATCACTTAAACATTTGTCCCCGGCGGGGTGGCCAAACTTATCATTGTATAGTTTAAAATGATCAATATCGACGATGATTAAGCAAACGGTCCCTTTTTGTTGAAAAGCCAGAGTCCATAGGGTTTTCAAGATGGAATCAAATTTGCGACGATTGGCAAGGCCGGAAAGAGCATCCGTCTCAGCCAGAATGTTCAAGTCTTGATTGGCAAGGGCTGCTTCGTTCGCCATGCTAATAATATGTTGGATGAAAACACCCAAGATAACACAAGAGGCCAGAACGCTGTTCATCAGTCCTAAGTACCATCCGGTCGAGTATCTTTCTTCACCCATAATGACATAAATAATGTCTAATGTGTGCGCCACGATCGCCAAGAAAAGCCAAAGATCAACTCTTGAGAAATTCCCTTTCCACGGGACGAGAGCCAAGACCGCCAGGAAACTTAACGCAAGGTCAAATTCTAAAGGATAGCTCTGGTATCCAAGACTTATCGTGGGTAAGACGTCTATATTATAAAAAATAAGGGATGCTAAGAGAATCACAACGAAGGGGGAAAGGATAAAGGCCCATCGATAATAATTGTGAGAAAGGGTTAACTTTCCAGCGGTTTGTAAAGAATACAATATAATGACAAGAGGGAATATGGCGTGCCAAATCATCCAAATCCAAGTTGAAGTTTGGCTGCCGCTTTCCCACGTTAAGGTATTCGAGAAGACATCGGGGAGGAAAATCATACGCCCAAAGGCCAGTAAACTGATGGCCATATATCCACAGGCGAGCAAAGCCATAGGGCTATCAGACGCAATTTTTGATTGATAATAAAGAAGGTAGGCCGTTTGAATGGATGCGATAAAGACCGATATACTACAAAGGGCTACCCATGCTGGCATTGCGGGCCTTAAAACGTCACTCGTTGAGGCGAAATAGGTACATAATAGGCAAAGGATGATAATAATGGAAAAGGCGGTGCGTTTTTCAATCGGATTCGCTTCTGAATTGTTCAAAAACATTCTACAATCAACCCTCTGCATAGTGAATTTGTCTATTATAAGACTCAGAGTTGTTAATTTTTGGTTAAATTCAAAGAGGAGGGTCGGTTGTTCTATTCTGACCATAACCACTTTTTTGAGAGGGACGCCCTTTTGTTCTTGCTCTTTGTATTGAATTAAGATAAAAACTGTAGCTAAGACTGTCTGAAATTATGTTATCTGGAGTGTTAAGAAAATGGCCGTTCCAAAGAAAAAAACATCTAAGTCCCGTCGGGATATGCGTCGCGCTCACCACGCTTTGACAGCGATTCATAGCGGTGAATGCCCTAATTGCGGTACTCGTAAGTTGCCGCACCATATTTGTGGCTCATGTGGACATTATAAAGGCCGCCAGGTTGTTTCCAAGCTGGAAGCCCAAACCGACCAACAAGACGCGTAAGGGCGGCTTCCCTTTGGGAGAAACCACCAATGACGTTTGCTATATCACTTGATGCGATGGGGGGGGATTCAGCCCCCCAAATTGTTATTGAAGGGGCTGTAAAAGCCCTTGAGAACGCGAAAGCCAATGCCAAAACTAATGGTTCAGCTTTCTCATTTCTCGTTTTCGGAGATGAGCGCCAAGTGCAACCTCTTCTCGCAAAATACCCCCAGTACAAAGATTCCTTTAAGCTTATTCATACGGATGAAGTCGTCACCAACGAAATGAAAGTCGTGGCTGCCATTCGCACCCTGCCCAAATCAAGCATGCGCCTTTCTATAGAAGCTGTGGCCAAAGGCCAAGCATCTGCGGTTGTTTCAGCAGGAAACACGGGCGCCTATATGGCGCTGAGCAAGCTCATCCTTAAAACATTGGATGGCATTGATCGGCCAGCACTTGCGACCTCTATACCGACGTTAAAGGGGCAATCGCTTGTTATGGATTTTGGCGCAAACGTTGAGTGTAAGGTTGAAAATCTTGTGCAATTCGCCATCATGGGCCATGTATTTGGTCAAAGATTGCTGAAAAAGCCGAAGCCATCTGTCGGCTTGTTGAATGTCGGAACCGAAGACGTCAAAGGCAATGCTATTGTCCAGGACGCGGCGCAGATCTTACGAGGGATGAATCATTTAAACTTTCATGGATTTGTGGAAGGGGATGATATTACCGCAGGGACAACGGATATCGTCGTAACCGATGGTTTCACAGGAAATGTAGCCTTAAAGACCATCGAAGGAACAGCCAAACTAATTAAAATGATGCTTGAGGATTCAATGAAGCAATCCTGGCGGGGGAAGCTGGGATACTTGGTTGCTAAACCTGCTTTTGATCTTCTCAAAAACCGCATGGACCCGCGTCTGTATAATGGAGCCCTATTCTTAGGCTTGAAAGGTATTGCCGTGAAAAGTCATGGCGGGATGGATGCCATAGGGTTTGCTAATGCCATTCGCGTGGCAGCATCTCTTGCTGCTGATGCAGCATCGGGGCAAATTGCGGCTGACTTGCATCAATTTTTATCCCAAGAAAAGGCTGCATCATGACCTTCCATTCAGTTGTTATGGGTACTGGCGCTTATCTGCCAAAGCGGATTGTCACCAATCATGATTTGGCAGCCCGCATGGACACGAGCCATGAATGGATCGTGGATCGCACCGGGATTCATCAGCGTCATGTGGCAGCAGAGAAAGAGTATACGTCTGATTTAGCAACCCACGCGGCGCGTCAAGCTCTTGAGCGTGCAGGAATTGCGCCTGAATCAGTTGATTTAATCGTGTTGGCCACAACAACCCCTGATGACACCTTTCCCGCAGCGGCCGTGACGGTTCAAGAAAAACTGCGAGCGCACCATGCTTTTGCCTTTGATGTGCAAGCGGTTTGTTCTGGTTTTGTCTATGCATTGAGTGTTGCTGACAATTATATACGTAGCGGCCAGGTCAAGACAGCCCTAGTTATTGGGGCAGAAACCATGTCGCGTCTCTTGGATCCGGATGACCGTGGGACAGCCGTATTATTTGGCGATGGAGCAGGGGCTCTTGTTCTTCAAGCTCAAGAAGGGTCATCTCAAAAGGGCATTTCTAAACAGCGAGGCATTTTGTCCACCCATCTCTACTCTGATGGCAG
This window of the Alphaproteobacteria bacterium genome carries:
- a CDS encoding GGDEF domain-containing protein, which codes for MFLNNSEANPIEKRTAFSIIIILCLLCTYFASTSDVLRPAMPAWVALCSISVFIASIQTAYLLYYQSKIASDSPMALLACGYMAISLLAFGRMIFLPDVFSNTLTWESGSQTSTWIWMIWHAIFPLVIILYSLQTAGKLTLSHNYYRWAFILSPFVVILLASLIFYNIDVLPTISLGYQSYPLEFDLALSFLAVLALVPWKGNFSRVDLWLFLAIVAHTLDIIYVIMGEERYSTGWYLGLMNSVLASCVILGVFIQHIISMANEAALANQDLNILAETDALSGLANRRKFDSILKTLWTLAFQQKGTVCLIIVDIDHFKLYNDKFGHPAGDKCLSDVASAIKKVARREMDLVARIGGEEFAIILYGVKAKKAHDIAEEARSAVETLRIPSPLDEKKPVTISVGYALTTPDAQDNSHSLFEKADQALYAAKHGGRNRVVSSDILDNLIAKGELAPA
- the rpmF gene encoding 50S ribosomal protein L32; this translates as MAVPKKKTSKSRRDMRRAHHALTAIHSGECPNCGTRKLPHHICGSCGHYKGRQVVSKLEAQTDQQDA
- the plsX gene encoding phosphate acyltransferase PlsX yields the protein MTFAISLDAMGGDSAPQIVIEGAVKALENAKANAKTNGSAFSFLVFGDERQVQPLLAKYPQYKDSFKLIHTDEVVTNEMKVVAAIRTLPKSSMRLSIEAVAKGQASAVVSAGNTGAYMALSKLILKTLDGIDRPALATSIPTLKGQSLVMDFGANVECKVENLVQFAIMGHVFGQRLLKKPKPSVGLLNVGTEDVKGNAIVQDAAQILRGMNHLNFHGFVEGDDITAGTTDIVVTDGFTGNVALKTIEGTAKLIKMMLEDSMKQSWRGKLGYLVAKPAFDLLKNRMDPRLYNGALFLGLKGIAVKSHGGMDAIGFANAIRVAASLAADAASGQIAADLHQFLSQEKAAS
- a CDS encoding ketoacyl-ACP synthase III, which gives rise to MTFHSVVMGTGAYLPKRIVTNHDLAARMDTSHEWIVDRTGIHQRHVAAEKEYTSDLATHAARQALERAGIAPESVDLIVLATTTPDDTFPAAAVTVQEKLRAHHAFAFDVQAVCSGFVYALSVADNYIRSGQVKTALVIGAETMSRLLDPDDRGTAVLFGDGAGALVLQAQEGSSQKGISKQRGILSTHLYSDGRYRDALYVDGGPSRGGAVGYVRMQGREVMKHAVEKIGDSVKKALEFHDLTPQDIDWFVPHQANIRIINAVAKHFGLPAERVVVTVDKHANTSAASIPLALSVAEADGRIVPGQLVVIEAMGGGFTWGSAVIRW